GCGACGTCGTCGGTCATACACTCGGACGTGCGGCGGCGGCCGGCATACCGGTTGTGTCCGGACGCGTCGCTGACGGCCGCGCCCCGACCGATCGAGCCGCTCCGGGTACGCGACCGTCTCGCGTCGGTGGGACCGACCACGACTCGGCGGTCGATACAGACCTTCGTTATTTTTCCGCCCGGAGTGAACCCATACTGTATCGAGCGGAACCGTCATTCAGGCAGCGTGCGTAGCTCTCTTTCCCGAAGCGGTGCGGTCTGTCTGGCGGCGATCCCGCGCGCTGACGTTCGATAAATACGTGCTATCGGTTCGGGGCGGGTCCTGTTTCGGCTGATTGCCGACGCAGAGGCCGATCACCGGCGACAGCCGCCGCTCACCGGCGGGAACAGCGCGAGGTCGTCGCCGGCCTCGAGGACGGTGTCGAACCCCTCGCCGTCGGTGAGGGGATCGCGCTCGTTGTACAGGAGGCGGATGTGGTCCTCGAGTTCGCCGTCGTCGTCGAGAACGATCGCTTCGAGGCTGGGATGGTCCCGGAGCAACTGCTCGAAGGCGTCCCCGAGCGTATCGCCCGCGCCCGCATCGACATCGACGCGCTTCGAGCCGGCGGCCTCGGCGAGGTTCGCGAAGAGTCGCCATTCCATGCCCGATCTGGGCGAGCGGGCGTCTTAGGCGTTTGGTCCGCCCCCGGACGCTTTCAGGCCCGATCCGAATCGGGGTCTCACCGTCCGGCCGCGCCTGGATGCACACAGCCCCGTCCGTGGCCGGTGGCGGGCGATGGGTTCCAATCGGCTTATCCCTCCCGGTGCCGTCGCTCCGGCAATGCGCGAGTGCTTCGAGATCCGGGACACCGACGGGGCCGGACGGATCGGCGAGTTGTCCGTCCCCCGTGCGGGCGTGACCGTCGAGACGCCGGCGCTGATGCCGGTGATCAATCCGCACCTCCGGACCGTCGACCCCGCGGCGCTGGAGTCCGACTTCGGCGCGGAGATCCTCATCACCAACGGCTACATCCTTTATCAAAGCGAGGAGTTCCGCGAACGGGCGCTAAACGAGGGGCTGGCCGATCTCTACGACTTCTCGGGGGCAATCGTGACCGATTCGGGCTCGTTTCAGCTCTCGGAGTACGGCGAGATATCGGTGACGAACGCCGAGATCCTCGAGTTCCAACGCGACGTCGGTGCGGACGTCGGGACGCCGATCGATATCCCGACGCCGCCGGACGCGGGCCGCGAGCGGGCCGAGGACGAACTCGAGACGACCAAAGCCCGACTCGAGGCCGCCGAGTCCGTCGATGTCGGCGAGATGCTCCTCAACGCGCCGATCCAGGGGTCGACGTACCCCGATCTCCGGGCGTCCGCCGCCGCCCACGCCTACGGCACCGACCTCGACGTGTTCCCAGTCGGTGCCGTCGTCCCCCTGATGAACGGCTATCGCTACGCCGAGATGATCGAGGTCGTCCGGGCGGCCAAGGGCGGCCTCGGGGCCGACGCGCCCGTCCACCTCTTCGGGGCCGGCCACCCGATGATGTTCGCGCTGGCGGCCGCGGCCGGTTGCGACCTGTTCGATTCGGCGGCCTACGCGCTGTACGCCCGCGATGGCCGGTACCTGACCGTCTCGGGGACGGACCACCTCGACGACCTCGAGTACTTCCCGTGTTCGTGCCCGGTCTGTGCCGATCACACGCCCGCGGAACTCCGCTCCGTGTCCGAAACGCAGCGCGAGACGCTGCTCGCCCGCCACAACCTCCACGTCAGCTACCGCGAACTCCGGACGGTCAAGCAGGCGATCCGGGAGGGGAGTCTCTTCGAGTTGCTCGAGCGCCGGGCTCGGAGCCACCCCGCAATGGTCGACGGCTACCGCGAACTGCTCGACGACGCCGCGGCGCTCGAACGGTCCGACCCGGTCTCGAAGTCGGCGTTCTTTCATCTCTCGGCCGATTCGGCCCGCCGCCCCGAGGTCGAAAGACACCACGACCGCCTCGGGCGGCTGTCCGTCGACGGCGACCGGGTGTTGCTCTCGGCGGGCGGAGACAACAGCCGCTTCGACGAAACCTGGCGGCTCCGGGCACCGTTCGGGCCGGTCCCACCCGCGCTCTCGGATACGTACCCGCTGACGGCCGAGCGCCCCGAGCGCCTCGGGCGGGCGGGCTACGAGGCGGCCGCCGAAGGCGTCGGACGGCTGGCCGCGGCGAACCCGGACACCGAATTCGCCATCGCCCACTGGGGGTGGCCGGACTCGGCACTCGGCCGGCTTCCGGAAAGCGTCGAGACGCTGTTGCTCGGCCCGGAGAGCGAGTACTCCGAGGGCGCCTGAAGCCGCCGGACGCTCCCGAACGGAACGTTCCCCCGCGGTCGCCGTCCCGTCTCCCGACGATACGGAATGTTTAATAGAATTTCGTGCTTCAGTTAACATATGACCGTCGTCAGCGTTTCGATGCCGGACTCGCTTCTCGACCGCCTTGACGAGTTCGCCGACGAGCACGGCTACACCGGCCGCAGCGAGGTCGTCCGGGAGGCCTCCCGGAACCTGCTCGGGGAGTTCGAGGACAAACAGCTCGAGGGCCGCGAGCTGATGGGCGTCGTCACCGTCGTCTTCGATCACGAGACCTCGAGCGCCGAAGAGCGGATGATGGGGATCCGA
The genomic region above belongs to Natronomonas moolapensis 8.8.11 and contains:
- a CDS encoding ubiquitin-like small modifier protein 1; the protein is MEWRLFANLAEAAGSKRVDVDAGAGDTLGDAFEQLLRDHPSLEAIVLDDDGELEDHIRLLYNERDPLTDGEGFDTVLEAGDDLALFPPVSGGCRR
- the tgtA gene encoding tRNA guanosine(15) transglycosylase TgtA; the protein is MRECFEIRDTDGAGRIGELSVPRAGVTVETPALMPVINPHLRTVDPAALESDFGAEILITNGYILYQSEEFRERALNEGLADLYDFSGAIVTDSGSFQLSEYGEISVTNAEILEFQRDVGADVGTPIDIPTPPDAGRERAEDELETTKARLEAAESVDVGEMLLNAPIQGSTYPDLRASAAAHAYGTDLDVFPVGAVVPLMNGYRYAEMIEVVRAAKGGLGADAPVHLFGAGHPMMFALAAAAGCDLFDSAAYALYARDGRYLTVSGTDHLDDLEYFPCSCPVCADHTPAELRSVSETQRETLLARHNLHVSYRELRTVKQAIREGSLFELLERRARSHPAMVDGYRELLDDAAALERSDPVSKSAFFHLSADSARRPEVERHHDRLGRLSVDGDRVLLSAGGDNSRFDETWRLRAPFGPVPPALSDTYPLTAERPERLGRAGYEAAAEGVGRLAAANPDTEFAIAHWGWPDSALGRLPESVETLLLGPESEYSEGA
- the nikR gene encoding nickel-responsive transcriptional regulator NikR, which gives rise to MTVVSVSMPDSLLDRLDEFADEHGYTGRSEVVREASRNLLGEFEDKQLEGRELMGVVTVVFDHETSSAEERMMGIRHDHEELVVSNVHNHVGDHYCMELFTLEGTLEDISTFVGKVRATSDILSVDYSVVPIDNFGAALAE